TTCCTTACTTTGGAGGCATATAAGCAACCGGAAAAAAATAACACTTACTGCCCAGGAACACAAATTGTGTTACATCAATCCTAACACAAATTGAACCAAGTCTATCCTAACAACTTTAACGGAAACAAGGAAGCAAGGAAGCAACGTATTTAATCTAATTTACCCCCAcacattaacctaacctaaccaatcctaacacATCATAACCAACAGCTGCGCCTTTAACTCTCACTTGAACGGAAACAATGTTGGAGGAGAATATATCAGTTACAATACCTTGTGCCATTCAGCACTCACTGAAAACAACATCAAAGATAATATCCACTAGCACATAAATCTTTTGGTATTATTCTCAAATTTAAACCATTAGGAACTGAACAAGATAgcataaatttaaagataaaatgAAAATGTATTCCCGAGAGACTTTTCTAATGAGGAAGATTTAAGAGGTTTTTAAATCGTCTTTCAAACTGGGCCATTCGTGTCACTTTTAAGATAATTTATACCATAGAATGTGATAAATTAAGGAAAATATGAAGTATTGTCACGGTAAAATGTTCTTTCTTGTCCTCATTCTTTGACAAAATCTATCGTTAAAaagttttatattttctcaaaatcGGCGCAAAGCCCATTGAATCCCGTGAACGATAACAGCAGTAATTTCGCAGAACATTTTTTGGTTGTGAGCAACAGACTCACACAACCAGCAGACTCACAAGACCAGCAGACTCACAAGACCAGCAGACTCACACAACCAGCAGACTCACAAGACCAGCAGACTCACAGGACCAGCAGACTCACAAGACCAGCAGACTCACAAGACCAGCAGACTCACAAGACCAGCAGACTCACAGGACCAGCAGACTCACAAGACCAGCAGACTCACAAGACCAGCAGACTCACACAACCAGCAGACTCACAAGACCAGCAGACTCACAAGACCAGCAGACTCACAGGACCAGCAGACTCACAAGACCAGCAGACTCACAAGACCAGCAGACTCACACAACCAGCAGACTCACAAGACCAGCAGACTCACAAGACCAGCAGACTCACAGGACCAGCAGACTCACAAGACCAGCAGACTCACAGGACCAGCAGACTCACAAGACCAGCAGACTCACACGACCAGCAGACTCATAAGACCCGCAGACTCACAAGACCAGCAGACTCATAAGACCAGCAGACTCACACGACCAGCAGACTCATAAGACCAGCAGACTCACAAGACCAGCAGACTCACACGACCAGCAGACTCACAAGACCAGCAGACTCACACGACCAGCAGACTCACAAGACCAGCAGACTCACAAGACCAGCAGACTCACAAGACCAGCAGACTCACAAGACCAGCAGACTCATAAGACCAGCAGACTCACAAGACCAGCAGACTCACAAGACCAGCAGACTCACACGACCAGCAGACTCACAAGACCAGCAGACTCACAAGACCAGCAGACTCACAAGACCAGCAGACTCACAAGACCAGCAGACTCACAAGACCAGCAGACTCACAAGACCAGCAGACTCACAAGACCAGCAGACTCACAAGACCAGCAGACTCACAAGACTAGCAGACTCACAAGACCAGCAGACTCACAAGACCAGCAGACTCACAAGACCAGCAGACTCACAAGACCAGCAGACTCCCAAGACCAGCAGACTCACAAGACCAGCAGACTCACAAGACCAGCAGACTCACAAGACCAGCAGACTCACAAGACTAgcagactcacaagaccaacagactcacAAGACCAGCAGACTCACCACCTGGCCAATGGTAGCTCCCGTCACCAACCACCTGGCCAATGGTAGCTCCCGTCACCAACCACCTGGCCAATGGTAGCTCCCGTCACCAACCACCTGGCCAATGGTAGCTCCCGTCACCAACCACCTGGCCAATGGTAGCTCCCGTCACCAACCACCTGGCCAATGGTAGCTCCCGTCACCAACCACCTGACCAATGGTAGCTCCCGTCACCAACCACCTGGCCAATGGTAGCTCCCGTCACCAACCACCTGACCAATGGTAGCTCCCGTCACCAACCACCTGGCCAATGGTAGCTCCCGTCACCAACCACCTGACCAATGGTAGCTCCCGTCACCAACCACCTGACCAATGGTAGCTCCCGTCACCAACCACCTGACCAATGGTAGCTCCCGTCACCAACCACCTGACCAATGGTAGCTCCCGTCACCAACCACCTGACCAATGGTAGCTCCCGTCACCAACCACCTGACCAATGGTAGCTCCCGTCACCAACCACCTGGCCAATGTGCTCTAAGACTAAAGCCACCTAATCATGGTGTTCACTGAAAAAATTTACCGCTACGTACAGATTGCTTGGAATATTTAGCAATTAAAAGCTTGCAATGTCCATTCGTGCAATGTTTGAAGATCACAtaatttttttcatttatttttgtcTCCGCCAAATGCCTCTGTGGATACGAAGGGGGGATACGGTGACCCAAATACCTGGTATCATCTGCACTATGATCAATAGTGACTGGTATTGCTTGTGTTTGGCTGTGTATGACTGGGAATGTGAATGTATATCGCTGGGAATGTGAATGTATATCGCTGGGAATGTGAATGTATATCGCTGGGAATGTGAATGTATATCGCTGGGAATGTGAATGTATATAGCTGGGAATGTGAATGTATATCGCTGGGAATGTGAATGTATATCGCTGGGAATGTGAATGTATATCGCTGGGAATGTGTATGTATATCACTGGGAATGTGTATGTATATAGCTGGGAATGTGAATGTATATCGCTGGGAATGTGAATGAATATCGCTGGGAATGTGTATGTATATAGCTGGGAATGTGAATGTATATCGCTGGGAATGTGAATGTATATCGCTGGGAATGTGAATGTATATCGCTGGGAATGTGAATGTATATCGCTGGGAATGTGAATGTATATCGCTGGGAATGTGTATGTATATCGCTGGGAATGTGAATGTATATCGCTGGGAATATGAATGTATATCGCTGGGAATGTGAATGTATATCGCTGGGAATGTGTATGTATATAGCTGGGAATGTGAATGTATATCGCTAAAAATGTGTATGTATATCGCTGGGAATGTGAATGTATATCGCTGGGAATGTGAATGTATATCGCTGGGAATGTGTATGTATATCGCTGGGAATGTGAATGTATATCGCTGGGAATATGAATGTATATCGCTGGGAATGTGTATGTATAGAGCTGGGAATAATAATGTATATCGCTGGGAATATGAATGTATATCGCTGGGAATGTGAATGTATATCGCTGGGAATGTGTATGTATAGAGCTgggaataataattatatattaccAGTCAACCTCTCGTAAATGCCTTAAAAATTACATGAAAGATTTTAAGTGGTTCCATAATGCAAAGTAATTGATGAAACACGACACTCTGCCAAACGACAGATTCCAGAATCGTTATAGGCGGACCATTCATCTGAATTGTGTGGATCTCGAACCCCGGACACCATGCGGGTGAAGCCGTTCAAACGTTTATGTTAGGTCTTTTTAGATGGAGGTCCACGGTCGACCCGGTACTCATGTCCACCTGGTGGTCGTAGGGACCCGGTACCCATGTCCAACTGGTGGTCACAGAGACCCGGTACCCATATGCACCTCGTGGTCGTGGGGACCCGGTACCCATATGCACCTGGTGGTCGTGGGGACCCGGTACCCATGCCTACCTGGTGGTCGTAGGGACCCAGTACCCATGTCCACCTGGTGGTCGTGGGGACCCGGTACCCATGCCCACCTGGTGGTCGTAGGGACCCGGTATCTATGCCCACCTGGTGGTTACGGAGACCCGGTACCGATGCCCACCTGGTGGTCACGGAGACTCGGTACCCATGCCCACCTGGTGGTCGTAGGGACCCGGTATCCATGCCCACCTGGTGGTTACGGAGACCCGGTACCGATGCCCACCTGGTGGTCACGGAGACTCGGTACCCATGCCCACCTGGTGGTCGTGTAGACCCAGTACCCATGCCCACCTGGTGGTCACGGAGACCCGGTACCCATGCCCACCTGGTGGCCGTGTGGGCCCAGTACTTATGCCCACCTGGTGGTAACGGAGACCCGGTACCCATGCCCACCTGGTGG
This genomic window from Procambarus clarkii isolate CNS0578487 chromosome 1, FALCON_Pclarkii_2.0, whole genome shotgun sequence contains:
- the LOC123752033 gene encoding uncharacterized protein; translation: MASALRGALKCEGASVSSLKTSRLIRPADSHDQQTHKTSRLTRPADSHDQQTHKTSRLTRPADSQDQQTHKTSRLTRPADSQDQQTHKTSRLTRPADSQDQQTHTTSRLTRPADSQDQQTHKTSRLTRPADSQDQQTHKTSRLTRPADSQDQQTHKTSRLTRPADSQDQQTHKTSRLTRPADSQDQQTHKTSRLTRPADSQDQQTHKTSRLTRPTDSQDQQTHHLANGSSRHQPPGQW